From a single Paenibacillus sp. FSL W8-0426 genomic region:
- a CDS encoding glycoside hydrolase family 48 protein, giving the protein MLKSAAKKSLAAMLAGTVMLTGYTGLWAGPQTVFAEEQSLQAEGINEARFMELYGQLKDPANGYFSPEGIPYHSVETLISEAPDYGHMTTSEAYSYWLWLETMYGHFTGDWSKLEAAWDNMEKYIIPVNEGDGKEEQPTMSHYNPNSPATYAAEKPFPDQYPSELNGQYQAGRDPLDAELKSSYGNNQTYLMHWLLDVDNWYGFGNLLNPSHTAAYVNTFQRGEQESVWEAVPHPSQDDKSFGKAGEGFMSLFTKENQAPAAQWRYTNATDADARAVQVLYWAKEMGYDNQAYLDKAKKMGDYLRYGLHDKYFQKVGSAKNGSPAAGTGKDSNMYLMGWYTAWGGGLGQGGNWAWRIGSSHTHQGYQNPVASYALSDPAGGLIPKSSTAKADWNATLKRQLEFYTWLQSHEGAIGGGATNSYGGAYKAYPSGTSTFYDMAYQEAPVYRDPDSNTWFGMQAWSMERVAELYYILAQNGDLSSENFQMAKKVISKWIDWSKDYVFVNERPVTDSQGYYLDDSGQRILGGTNVQVATTPATGEFWIPGSQEWTGQPDSWTGFSSYTNNPNFRVTTKDPSQDVGVLGSYIKTLTFFAAATKAEHGAFSAQGQEAKNLAEQLLDTAWDYNDGVGIVSEEVRKDYFRFFAKEIYLPANWTGSYGQGNALPGTGSIPSDPAKGGNGVYIGYSDLRPKIKQDPAWAYLDNLYKASYNPETKQWENGAPTFTYHRFWSQVDMATAYGEFERLLGDGSGPETEVPAAPNGLTAAGGSEQVVLNWNSVSGANSYTVKRAEADGGPYTAVAANVNGTTYTDTGLTNGKTYYYVVTAVNAAGESAASAQASAVPQAGSALPGAFTLVGTAGDAQAVLAWAASDGADSYAVQRRTGSGAFEEVTAGLTALTYTDAAAVNGTTYTYRIAASNGHGQTLSNEVTLTPTASPVGTGTLEVQYRNGGTGASGNAITPQFNLKNTGTEAIDLSQVKVRYYFTKDGNVDMSFWCDYAQIGSSNVEAAFIALNPAKGNADTVLEIGFKPGAGSLAPGAETGVIQGRFSKTNWASFDQTNDYSYDGAMTDFAAWNKVTAHIDGVKAWGVEP; this is encoded by the coding sequence ATGTTGAAATCAGCTGCGAAAAAAAGCCTGGCGGCCATGCTGGCCGGAACGGTCATGCTCACCGGGTATACGGGACTTTGGGCAGGCCCGCAAACGGTTTTTGCCGAAGAGCAGTCTTTGCAAGCGGAAGGAATCAATGAAGCGCGCTTCATGGAGCTGTACGGACAGTTGAAAGACCCCGCCAACGGATATTTCTCTCCGGAGGGCATTCCTTATCACTCTGTGGAAACCCTGATCAGCGAAGCGCCGGATTATGGGCACATGACGACTTCCGAAGCGTACAGCTATTGGTTGTGGCTCGAAACGATGTATGGGCATTTCACGGGTGACTGGTCCAAGCTCGAGGCCGCGTGGGACAACATGGAAAAATACATCATTCCCGTCAATGAGGGCGATGGCAAAGAAGAGCAGCCTACGATGAGCCACTATAATCCGAACAGCCCGGCGACATATGCTGCGGAGAAACCTTTTCCGGACCAATATCCGTCAGAATTAAACGGGCAATACCAGGCCGGAAGGGACCCGCTGGACGCAGAGCTGAAATCCTCCTATGGCAACAACCAGACCTACCTGATGCACTGGCTGCTTGACGTCGATAACTGGTACGGCTTCGGCAACCTGCTGAACCCTTCTCATACGGCAGCGTACGTCAATACGTTCCAACGCGGGGAACAGGAGTCCGTCTGGGAAGCCGTTCCGCACCCGTCTCAAGACGACAAATCGTTCGGCAAAGCGGGTGAGGGTTTCATGAGCCTGTTCACAAAGGAGAACCAGGCACCGGCAGCGCAATGGCGTTATACCAATGCCACCGATGCGGATGCCCGCGCGGTTCAAGTACTGTACTGGGCGAAGGAAATGGGTTACGACAACCAGGCTTATCTCGATAAAGCCAAAAAGATGGGCGATTACCTGCGTTACGGACTGCATGATAAATATTTCCAGAAAGTTGGAAGCGCCAAAAACGGCAGTCCGGCCGCAGGTACGGGCAAAGACTCCAACATGTACCTTATGGGCTGGTACACCGCTTGGGGCGGCGGTTTGGGGCAGGGCGGCAATTGGGCTTGGCGCATCGGTTCCAGCCATACGCACCAGGGGTACCAAAATCCGGTCGCATCTTATGCATTATCCGATCCCGCTGGCGGCTTAATCCCGAAATCGAGCACGGCCAAAGCGGATTGGAATGCTACGCTGAAGCGCCAGCTTGAATTCTACACTTGGCTGCAATCCCATGAGGGAGCGATCGGCGGCGGCGCTACCAACAGCTACGGAGGTGCCTATAAAGCTTATCCGTCCGGAACGAGCACGTTCTACGATATGGCATACCAGGAAGCGCCGGTATACCGCGATCCGGATTCCAATACGTGGTTTGGCATGCAGGCTTGGTCGATGGAGCGCGTAGCGGAGCTGTACTACATTCTTGCGCAGAACGGCGACCTGAGCTCGGAAAATTTCCAGATGGCGAAAAAGGTCATTTCCAAGTGGATTGACTGGTCGAAGGATTATGTTTTCGTCAATGAACGTCCGGTGACGGATTCCCAGGGATACTATTTGGATGATTCAGGACAGCGCATTCTTGGCGGCACGAACGTGCAGGTAGCAACCACGCCAGCGACGGGAGAGTTCTGGATTCCAGGCAGCCAGGAATGGACCGGGCAGCCGGATTCATGGACCGGTTTCTCTTCTTACACGAACAATCCAAATTTCCGCGTAACGACCAAAGACCCGTCGCAGGATGTTGGGGTACTGGGCAGTTACATCAAAACGTTGACCTTCTTCGCGGCGGCGACCAAGGCAGAGCATGGCGCATTTAGCGCCCAAGGCCAAGAAGCGAAGAATTTGGCGGAGCAATTGCTGGACACGGCGTGGGACTACAACGACGGGGTAGGGATCGTTTCCGAAGAGGTGCGCAAAGATTACTTCCGCTTCTTCGCCAAAGAGATCTACCTTCCGGCCAACTGGACGGGATCATATGGACAGGGCAACGCGCTTCCGGGCACGGGCAGCATTCCTTCCGATCCTGCAAAGGGAGGAAATGGCGTCTATATCGGTTATTCCGATTTGCGTCCAAAAATCAAGCAGGACCCGGCTTGGGCATACCTGGATAACCTGTACAAGGCGTCCTACAATCCGGAAACGAAACAATGGGAAAACGGTGCGCCAACCTTTACGTATCACCGTTTCTGGTCCCAAGTGGACATGGCGACAGCTTATGGCGAATTCGAACGTCTTCTTGGCGACGGCAGCGGCCCGGAAACCGAAGTTCCTGCTGCGCCAAACGGTTTGACGGCCGCCGGCGGCAGTGAACAGGTTGTTCTGAACTGGAACTCCGTTTCGGGAGCGAATTCTTACACCGTCAAACGTGCCGAGGCAGATGGGGGCCCGTACACGGCAGTGGCTGCCAATGTGAACGGAACGACCTATACGGACACCGGGCTGACGAACGGCAAGACGTATTATTACGTCGTAACCGCCGTAAATGCGGCAGGCGAATCCGCTGCGTCGGCGCAGGCATCGGCTGTGCCGCAGGCAGGCAGCGCCTTGCCCGGTGCGTTCACGCTCGTAGGGACGGCAGGCGATGCGCAGGCGGTACTGGCCTGGGCCGCTTCGGATGGCGCGGACAGCTATGCGGTGCAACGGCGAACGGGGAGCGGGGCATTTGAAGAGGTGACGGCAGGGCTGACGGCATTGACCTATACGGATGCCGCCGCCGTGAACGGGACGACGTACACGTACCGGATCGCAGCGAGCAACGGCCACGGCCAGACGCTGTCGAACGAAGTGACGCTGACACCGACCGCGTCTCCGGTTGGGACGGGAACGCTGGAGGTGCAGTATCGCAATGGCGGAACGGGAGCGAGCGGCAATGCCATTACGCCGCAGTTCAATTTGAAGAACACCGGCACCGAGGCGATCGACCTCAGCCAAGTGAAGGTTCGATACTATTTTACGAAGGACGGCAACGTGGACATGAGCTTCTGGTGCGACTATGCCCAGATCGGCAGCAGCAACGTGGAGGCTGCCTTCATCGCGCTGAACCCGGCGAAGGGCAATGCGGATACCGTGCTGGAGATCGGCTTCAAGCCGGGAGCGGGCAGTCTGGCACCGGGCGCGGAGACCGGCGTGATCCAGGGACGGTTCTCCAAAACGAATTGGGCGAGCTTCGATCAGACCAACGATTACTCGTACGACGGGGCAATGACGGATTTCGCCGCCTGGAACAAAGTAACGGCGCATATCGATGGCGTAAAGGCCTGGGGCGTTGAACCGTAA
- a CDS encoding methyl-accepting chemotaxis protein: protein MKDAGGTAQNRFKLTIRMKLLAGFLIVVGLLAFVSVYALTQIHNMSKKADEIDKTWMPVVTLLGGMNGDVSDIERLALGIIVEQDASENAKMAETLDQLQEELKGKNEQLKTYLSGSEDALKMYEKYITNYNAYIEKMPAFIKLGRENNYEESSRLHREAYPFWFTANETIMQLISSGNMASEAATSSSVESAEFAFNVILVVTIVSFALAMFIAIFISIIISKPIKQMNEAAMRIASGDLTGETIVLKNRDELGTLAGSFNTMTTNLRVMIESVATTSEQVAASSEELLASAEQNTKASEQISETVEELAVGTSEQVNLVKRSSQAMSEMAIGSEQIAQLATSVSTSAVDAANMSAEGNMIIKEAVTQMASVRTSIASLSKLVTGLGERSAEIGTITEVINNIARQTNLLALNAAIEAARAGDHGRGFAVVAGEVRKLAEESSLSAQRITDLVHLIQSDTEQAVEAVKVNSNETESGIEVVTAAGDAFEQISNAVSKVAGEIQEVSAGAEQMAASTDEVVKYVEQVSAIAEEASGGVHNVSAATEEQLASMEEIASSAASLSKMAEELQEQINKFKV from the coding sequence ATGAAGGATGCCGGGGGAACGGCACAGAACAGATTTAAATTAACGATTCGCATGAAATTGTTAGCTGGATTTTTAATCGTGGTAGGTTTACTGGCATTTGTAAGCGTGTATGCCCTGACCCAGATTCACAACATGTCAAAGAAAGCGGATGAGATTGACAAGACGTGGATGCCTGTCGTTACTCTTCTTGGGGGAATGAACGGGGATGTGTCGGATATCGAAAGGCTGGCACTGGGGATCATTGTGGAACAGGACGCGAGCGAGAACGCCAAAATGGCTGAAACGCTCGACCAGCTCCAGGAGGAGCTCAAGGGAAAGAACGAACAACTGAAAACGTATCTTTCGGGGAGTGAAGATGCGCTGAAGATGTACGAGAAGTACATCACGAATTACAATGCCTATATTGAGAAAATGCCTGCTTTCATCAAGTTGGGCCGGGAGAACAACTATGAAGAGTCAAGCCGATTGCATAGGGAAGCGTACCCGTTCTGGTTTACGGCAAACGAGACGATTATGCAATTAATCAGTTCGGGAAATATGGCGTCCGAAGCAGCAACCAGTTCTTCGGTTGAATCGGCGGAATTTGCGTTTAACGTGATCTTGGTTGTGACGATCGTTTCGTTTGCGCTGGCGATGTTCATCGCTATCTTTATTTCGATTATCATTTCAAAACCGATCAAACAAATGAATGAAGCGGCCATGCGTATTGCGAGCGGTGATCTTACAGGCGAAACGATCGTCCTCAAAAACAGGGACGAGCTCGGCACGCTCGCCGGCTCATTCAATACGATGACGACGAACTTGCGCGTCATGATCGAATCGGTGGCGACGACCTCGGAACAGGTAGCAGCCTCTTCGGAGGAACTGCTCGCCAGCGCGGAGCAAAATACGAAAGCATCCGAGCAGATTTCCGAAACCGTGGAAGAGTTGGCCGTAGGTACGTCCGAGCAGGTGAACCTCGTCAAACGTTCGTCCCAAGCCATGAGCGAGATGGCGATCGGTTCGGAACAAATCGCGCAGTTGGCGACGAGCGTATCCACATCGGCCGTGGATGCGGCCAACATGTCTGCCGAGGGCAACATGATCATCAAGGAGGCCGTAACGCAGATGGCTTCCGTGCGTACTTCGATTGCTTCGTTATCCAAACTGGTGACAGGCCTTGGAGAACGTTCGGCCGAGATCGGCACGATTACCGAAGTCATCAACAACATTGCACGCCAGACGAATCTGCTTGCTCTGAATGCGGCCATTGAGGCAGCCCGGGCGGGAGACCATGGACGCGGTTTCGCGGTCGTTGCCGGCGAAGTGCGCAAGCTGGCCGAAGAGTCTTCGCTGTCGGCGCAGCGCATCACGGATCTGGTACACCTGATTCAGTCCGATACCGAGCAAGCCGTAGAAGCGGTGAAAGTAAACAGCAACGAAACGGAAAGCGGCATCGAAGTCGTGACGGCGGCCGGGGATGCATTTGAACAGATTTCGAATGCCGTCAGCAAAGTTGCCGGCGAAATTCAGGAAGTGTCGGCAGGTGCAGAGCAGATGGCAGCGAGCACCGACGAAGTCGTCAAATATGTGGAACAGGTGTCGGCCATCGCGGAGGAAGCTTCCGGCGGTGTGCACAATGTATCTGCAGCCACGGAAGAGCAGTTGGCCTCGATGGAAGAAATCGCATCTTCGGCAGCTTCCCTGTCGAAGATGGCCGAAGAACTGCAAGAACAGATCAACAAATTCAAAGTATAG
- a CDS encoding SH3 domain-containing C40 family peptidase: protein MNWKSKIITASVTAAMLMGSLTTGAFTAQVSAATIENSKAKIIQGVNMRTSPSTSAGVVRQLPQGETVTILGTSGSYWYKVQDSSNQTGYISSSSKYTQMVSSSGGNSSTSSSVAGSSSVTGSEAVEKVIAAGMKYLGTPYKYGADRNSTAAFDCSSFVRRAFIDALGITLPADSRKQGDYVKAKGAVQTDWTKLKRGDLMYFMSYKGTKASAYSGVNKSTARITHTGIYLGDGKVLHTYSNEGGGVTVSDISGKHWEYRFLFGGSAL from the coding sequence ATGAATTGGAAAAGCAAAATCATTACGGCAAGCGTAACGGCAGCGATGTTGATGGGAAGTCTGACGACTGGAGCATTCACGGCCCAGGTATCGGCAGCTACGATAGAAAATTCCAAAGCCAAGATCATCCAGGGAGTGAACATGCGCACGTCTCCTTCGACGTCTGCAGGCGTCGTACGTCAATTGCCTCAAGGCGAGACGGTAACCATTTTGGGCACGTCCGGTTCGTACTGGTACAAGGTACAGGATTCCAGCAACCAGACAGGATACATATCTTCTTCATCCAAATATACGCAAATGGTCAGCAGCAGCGGCGGCAACAGCAGCACAAGTTCTTCGGTAGCGGGCAGCAGTTCAGTTACCGGTAGCGAAGCCGTGGAAAAAGTGATCGCCGCAGGCATGAAATATTTGGGCACGCCTTACAAATACGGGGCAGACCGCAACAGTACGGCCGCGTTTGACTGCTCCAGCTTCGTTCGCCGGGCATTCATCGATGCGCTGGGCATCACGCTGCCGGCAGACTCTCGCAAACAGGGCGACTATGTCAAAGCCAAAGGAGCGGTTCAAACCGATTGGACCAAGCTGAAGCGCGGCGACCTCATGTACTTTATGTCCTATAAAGGAACCAAGGCTTCCGCATATTCGGGCGTGAACAAATCGACGGCCAGAATTACGCATACCGGCATCTATCTTGGAGACGGCAAAGTGCTGCACACGTATTCGAACGAGGGCGGCGGCGTAACGGTCAGCGACATTTCCGGCAAGCACTGGGAATATCGTTTCCTGTTTGGCGGAAGCGCGCTGTAA
- a CDS encoding ArsR family transcriptional regulator, which translates to MIRANTDAEWLPLYEALASEVRLQIIRLVAESPKNVKDIAAALGLSSAIVTMHVRKLQDVGIIQSKMVRKDGGTHKMNSLAVDWIGISMPQESGSSSKVHEVAIPIGHYTQFDVYPTCGLATSSHIIGQYDDPRYFLDPERMHAHILWFGRGFVEYKIPNYILAGQHMEAIELSLEIGSEAPSVNPNWPSDITFTLNGIKLGDWTSPGDSGNGRGVFTPDWWSESVNQYGMLKVLRITEQGTFIDGQLMSGVTLSDIPVERNQWTLRLSVEEDARHVGGLTLYGEGFGNYNQDILFRVYYQE; encoded by the coding sequence GTGATCAGAGCAAATACCGATGCAGAATGGCTGCCCCTATATGAGGCACTGGCCAGCGAAGTCCGTCTGCAGATCATCCGGCTTGTTGCCGAAAGCCCCAAAAACGTCAAGGACATTGCAGCCGCGCTCGGTTTGAGCAGCGCCATCGTAACGATGCATGTGCGCAAACTGCAGGATGTAGGCATCATTCAATCCAAAATGGTCCGCAAGGACGGCGGCACCCATAAAATGAACAGCCTTGCCGTTGACTGGATCGGCATCTCGATGCCGCAGGAAAGCGGGAGCTCAAGCAAGGTGCACGAGGTGGCGATTCCCATCGGGCATTATACGCAATTTGATGTATATCCTACTTGCGGCCTGGCCACCTCCAGCCATATTATCGGACAATACGACGATCCACGATATTTTCTCGATCCGGAACGCATGCATGCCCACATTCTATGGTTCGGGCGCGGATTCGTGGAATACAAAATCCCGAATTACATTTTGGCCGGGCAGCACATGGAAGCGATTGAACTCTCGCTGGAGATCGGGTCCGAAGCGCCTTCCGTCAACCCCAATTGGCCTTCCGACATTACGTTTACGTTGAATGGCATCAAGCTTGGGGACTGGACGAGCCCTGGTGACTCGGGAAACGGCCGCGGCGTATTTACGCCTGATTGGTGGAGCGAAAGCGTCAACCAATACGGCATGCTGAAAGTGCTGCGCATTACGGAGCAGGGAACGTTCATCGACGGCCAGCTGATGTCCGGCGTCACGTTATCCGATATCCCCGTGGAACGCAATCAGTGGACGCTGCGCCTGTCGGTCGAAGAGGATGCACGGCATGTTGGCGGGCTCACCTTGTACGGGGAAGGATTCGGCAATTACAATCAGGATATTTTATTTCGGGTGTATTACCAAGAGTAG
- a CDS encoding glycoside hydrolase family 9 protein: MHGLTDRADAAANGHNYAEALQKAIYFYETQRSGTLPESNRVEWRGDSGLRDGADVGVDLTGGWYDAGDHVKFGLPMAYSATMLAWSVVEYREGYEQAGQLEEIKDNIRWATDYFMKAYTKPNELWGQVGAGQTDHAWWGPAEVMPMDRPAFKIDASCPGSDLAGETAAALAASSIVFAADDPSYASRLLQHAKELYHFADTYRGKYSDCITDARTFYNSWSGYEDELAWGATWLYLATNDNAYLSKAIAATDAWPSTGGAYNWPFTWTHGWDNKNYGAQILLARITSGLNMPEAARFIQSAERNLDYWTVGTNGQRVRYTPGGLAWLDQWGSLRYAANAAFISFVYSDWVNDPAKKARYRDFAVSQINYILGDNPRQGSYVVGYGQNSPQHPHHRTAHGSWANSENIPASHRHTLYGAMVGGPDESDGYTDSISDYVSNEVAIDYNAAFTGALAKMNLLFGQGDEPLANFPEPEEKTDEYFVEASIKAEGPDYTEIRALLNNRSAWPAKMGDRLSFRYYLDLSEVYDAGYTVADVRVTTAYSEGAAVSQPIVVDEARRIYAVTADYSGTKLYPGGEGHYRKEVQFRISGPQGAWSAANDPSHSGLAAGTPQKSAHLPVYDAGRLVYGQEPGVLPVTVPSAPASLQAAAGQGQITLSWTASAGASFYTVKRAEADGGPYTAVAANVNGTTYTDTGLTNGKTYYYVVTAVNAAGESAASAQASAVPQAGSALPGAFTLVGTAGDAQAVLAWAASDGADSYAVQRRTGSGAFEEVAAGLTALTYTDAAAVNGTTYTYRIAASNGSGQTLSNEVTLTPTASPAGTGTLEVQYRNGGAGASGNAITPQFNLKNTGTEAIDLSQVKVRYYFTKDGNVDMSFWCDYAQIGSINVEAAFIALNPAKGNADTVLEIGFKPGTGSLAPGAETGVIQGRFSKTNWASFDQTNDYSYDGAMTGFAAWNKVTAHIDGIKAWGIEP, translated from the coding sequence ATGCATGGGTTGACGGACAGAGCGGATGCGGCCGCAAATGGCCACAACTATGCAGAAGCGCTGCAGAAGGCGATTTATTTCTATGAAACCCAGCGTTCCGGAACTTTGCCGGAGTCGAACAGGGTAGAATGGCGCGGCGATTCGGGCTTGAGGGACGGGGCCGACGTCGGCGTGGATCTGACCGGAGGTTGGTACGATGCCGGAGATCACGTGAAATTCGGTTTGCCGATGGCATACTCTGCCACGATGCTCGCCTGGTCTGTGGTAGAATACCGCGAAGGATACGAACAGGCCGGTCAACTCGAGGAAATCAAGGATAACATCCGCTGGGCGACGGATTATTTTATGAAAGCGTACACAAAACCGAACGAATTATGGGGACAAGTCGGAGCGGGTCAAACGGACCATGCCTGGTGGGGACCGGCCGAAGTCATGCCGATGGATCGCCCGGCATTTAAAATCGATGCCTCTTGTCCGGGCAGCGACCTTGCGGGAGAAACGGCGGCGGCACTTGCGGCATCTTCGATCGTTTTTGCGGCGGATGATCCGTCGTATGCCTCCAGATTGCTGCAGCACGCAAAGGAGCTCTATCATTTTGCCGACACGTATCGGGGCAAATATTCCGACTGCATTACGGATGCGCGAACGTTCTACAATTCCTGGTCAGGGTACGAAGATGAACTGGCATGGGGAGCGACATGGCTTTATCTGGCAACAAATGATAACGCTTACTTGTCCAAGGCGATAGCCGCAACCGATGCATGGCCCTCGACCGGAGGGGCATACAACTGGCCATTTACATGGACGCATGGTTGGGACAATAAAAACTATGGTGCCCAAATTTTGCTGGCACGCATCACGTCTGGGCTGAACATGCCCGAAGCGGCAAGGTTCATCCAATCCGCGGAGCGTAACCTGGATTATTGGACGGTCGGAACGAATGGGCAAAGGGTGAGATACACGCCTGGCGGCCTGGCCTGGCTGGACCAGTGGGGATCGCTTCGATATGCGGCGAATGCGGCTTTCATTTCGTTCGTATATTCCGACTGGGTGAATGATCCGGCGAAGAAAGCGAGGTATCGGGATTTTGCCGTCTCGCAGATCAATTACATCCTCGGCGACAATCCGCGTCAAGGCAGTTACGTCGTCGGATACGGGCAGAATTCGCCGCAGCATCCGCATCATCGCACAGCCCATGGTTCATGGGCGAACAGCGAAAACATTCCGGCATCCCATCGCCATACCTTATACGGCGCGATGGTGGGTGGGCCTGATGAATCCGACGGTTACACGGACTCCATTTCGGATTATGTAAGCAACGAGGTGGCGATCGATTATAATGCAGCGTTTACGGGAGCGCTTGCCAAAATGAACCTGTTGTTCGGGCAAGGCGATGAACCGTTGGCGAATTTTCCGGAACCCGAAGAAAAGACGGATGAATATTTCGTCGAGGCATCCATTAAGGCCGAGGGCCCCGATTATACGGAGATTCGGGCATTATTGAACAATCGCTCCGCGTGGCCTGCCAAAATGGGAGACCGGCTGTCCTTCCGTTATTATCTCGATCTGAGTGAGGTATACGACGCAGGGTATACGGTCGCCGACGTTCGCGTGACGACGGCCTACAGCGAGGGAGCAGCCGTATCACAGCCCATCGTCGTTGATGAGGCTCGCCGAATCTATGCCGTAACGGCGGATTATAGCGGGACCAAGCTTTACCCCGGCGGCGAGGGGCATTATCGGAAAGAAGTGCAGTTTCGCATCAGCGGACCGCAAGGTGCATGGAGCGCGGCCAACGATCCGTCCCATTCGGGATTGGCAGCCGGGACTCCGCAAAAGAGCGCGCATTTGCCGGTATACGATGCCGGACGGCTCGTTTACGGCCAGGAACCGGGCGTCTTGCCCGTAACGGTCCCGTCTGCGCCAGCTTCGTTGCAGGCTGCTGCAGGCCAGGGCCAGATCACCTTGAGCTGGACGGCTTCCGCAGGAGCGAGCTTTTACACCGTCAAACGTGCCGAGGCAGATGGGGGCCCGTACACGGCAGTGGCTGCCAATGTGAACGGAACGACCTATACGGACACCGGGCTGACGAACGGCAAGACGTATTACTACGTCGTAACCGCCGTAAATGCGGCAGGCGAATCCGCTGCGTCGGCGCAGGCATCGGCTGTGCCGCAGGCAGGCAGCGCCTTGCCCGGCGCGTTCACGCTCGTAGGGACGGCAGGCGATGCGCAGGCGGTACTGGCCTGGGCCGCTTCGGACGGCGCGGACAGCTATGCGGTGCAGCGGCGAACGGGGAGCGGGGCATTTGAAGAGGTGGCGGCAGGGCTGACGGCATTGACTTATACGGATGCCGCCGCCGTGAACGGTACGACGTACACGTACCGGATCGCCGCGAGCAACGGCAGCGGCCAGACGCTGTCGAACGAAGTGACGCTGACACCGACCGCGTCTCCGGCTGGGACGGGAACGCTGGAGGTGCAGTACCGCAATGGCGGGGCGGGAGCGAGCGGCAATGCCATTACGCCGCAGTTCAATTTGAAGAACACCGGCACCGAAGCGATCGACCTCAGCCAAGTGAAGGTTCGATACTATTTTACGAAGGACGGCAACGTGGACATGAGCTTCTGGTGCGACTATGCCCAGATCGGCAGCATTAACGTGGAGGCTGCCTTCATCGCGCTGAACCCGGCGAAGGGCAATGCGGATACCGTGCTGGAGATCGGCTTCAAGCCGGGAACGGGCAGTCTGGCACCAGGCGCGGAGACCGGCGTGATCCAGGGACGGTTCTCCAAAACGAATTGGGCGAGCTTCGATCAGACCAACGATTACTCATACGACGGGGCAATGACGGGCTTCGCCGCCTGGAACAAAGTAACGGCGCATATCGACGGCATAAAGGCCTGGGGCATTGAACCATGA
- a CDS encoding undecaprenyl-diphosphatase translates to MNQSVFDWINQFADHVPLLDWFMMTSAEYAAWVMIALLVIVWFMGNPAKQRIVFYACVASILSLCLAKWGISPIVDHPRPFVEGHVNQLIPHVPDPSFPSKHASFVFALAAASFFIGRRFGWWMLLLAVLTGVSRVYAGVHYPGDILGGFLLGSLVSVALIVTRNYTKSVPDFFIKWHRKVFRYIS, encoded by the coding sequence GTGAATCAATCTGTCTTCGACTGGATTAACCAATTTGCCGATCATGTACCGCTATTGGACTGGTTCATGATGACGTCGGCTGAATATGCAGCATGGGTCATGATCGCCCTGCTTGTCATCGTCTGGTTTATGGGCAACCCTGCCAAACAGCGCATCGTTTTCTATGCGTGTGTGGCATCCATTCTATCATTATGTCTTGCAAAGTGGGGGATTTCGCCGATCGTGGACCATCCAAGGCCATTCGTCGAAGGCCACGTGAACCAGCTTATTCCGCATGTGCCCGATCCGTCGTTTCCCAGCAAACATGCATCCTTTGTATTTGCGCTTGCGGCAGCTTCCTTTTTTATCGGGCGGCGATTTGGATGGTGGATGCTGCTGCTCGCTGTGCTAACGGGCGTGTCCCGCGTATATGCGGGCGTTCATTATCCTGGCGACATTTTGGGCGGTTTCCTATTGGGGAGCCTGGTCAGCGTGGCATTGATCGTGACGCGCAATTATACGAAGTCGGTCCCTGATTTTTTCATCAAATGGCATCGCAAAGTTTTTCGCTATATAAGTTGA